The nucleotide sequence AATGCAGGCTCAGTAAATAATATTGATAGCTTCAAGCTATAACTGTTGGATAAAATACAAACTAAATGGTTACTCTGCATGCATGCTGACAAAAGTATATTTTCTCAGCTAAGACTCTCacaggaaaaaaagaaatagcTATACCAAATTGAAGAAAGATAACCTTGACCAAACCTGCTTTTACCTTCCCACCATCAATCAAAATCAGTGTATTCACCATCAAAATGTCCAAACTTCAAAACTGAACACAAAGGGAGCTACTGTAAAATGATTACTTCTCACCAAAAATGGTAATAGCAATATTTGTAATAAAtgtaaagcaaacaaaatgtACAAACAGAAGatgaacatttaaaaaaaaatcaaattagaTGACAGAGATGCTGGTTGTGGTGGTTGGCAAAACAACAATAATTATGTTAAGACAATACTGTAAAAAACACGCCCCTTCAACTTCAACTACCTGAACTTGACATATATGAAAACTATCATACCACGTGTGAATGTGAGCTGTTTTGACCAAACCAGcttcacataaaaaaaaaaccattcagAGCACAGCTGATGGGCAAGCAAAAAAACCTTTTTCTTGAAAAAAAATTCCTCATTACCCATTGCCATCAGGCATAAACTCAAAAGGAAGTGGACAGATTTCTCCTTTCAGCACTGAGGCACCCAAgcaatttgttttcttcttgtttaTAATGTAATAAGTGAATGTGGACTGTCACACATATATCTTTTTCAGATTACTGTTGGTGCTCCAAGCAAATCTATCACATTACAGACGTCAACACCTGTCCTAACAAGTTATAATCACTTCACTTATAAATACTTTTTTTCACCTGAGAAAAATATCAGTAAACTTatgacattttaaaaaaaatgcgcATTTGCAAAACAACAGAAGAAATGTTTACAATCACACATCATGATTACATGGACATTACTAAAAGAACAATAAAGCACTACTGCTATGAAGGGTTCTTTCCTAATTGTCTCAATTATCAAAAAAAGCTCACTTGCCAAAAAAGCTCACGGTCAGCAttcaacaccaaaaacaaacaagtcgcgtaaggcgaaattactaatgaaactgaacgtagtccgccgctggtgcaaaaggcagtgaaagtgacgagcctgtttggcgcggtagcggttgcgctgtgcttcatagcacgctttaccatacctctcttcgttttaactttctgagcgtgtttttaatgcaaacatatcatatctatatgtttttggaatcaggaaccgacaaggaataagatgaaatagtttttaaaacgatttcggaaattcaattttaatcataatttttctacttgtttttaatccgaatataacatattcatatgtttttgaaaatggtgaagaataagatgaacataaatttgaatcgttttataacactttttttttttacaattttcagatttttaatgaccaaagttattaattaatttttaagcaaccaagctgaaatgcaaaactgaagtccggccttcgtcgaagattgcttggccaaaatttcaatcaatttgattgaaaaatgagggtgtgacagtgccgcctcaacttttacaaaaagctggatatgacgtcatcaaaagtatttatcgaaaaaaagaaaaaaatgtcccgggatatcattcccaggaactctcatgtaaaatttcataaagatcggtccagtagtttggtctgaatcgctctacacacacgcacagacagacacacacacacacataccctcgtctcgattccccctctatgttaaaacatttagttaaaacttgactaaatgtaaaaagaatctATTAATGATTAATTTAAAAGGCAAGTTAAAAACACTGCATTTTATATTCTGCAGCACATCTCAATCTGAATAAAAGCTCAAAGTGCCTGAGAACATCTACAGAATATTTTAGCTAAACCCcctacaggcatgggaattgaacattgtaaaaaaggttgaaaatttataactgaagacgcaaagcgtcaagtcgacggcgcaaagTGTGATGCAAAgttatgctgagtgtgataaccctcgaatgactagtcctgtgataaatattgttcaatgacatatctagtcctgtgataatgatagtttttagcggtaaacttttagctaaagctgacggcaattaacctatttggaatcatgttactattcctgttagtgtacatatgcgtgcgcgagtgtagtatgcttcgtatggtatttttatctgttgtcttattatttgttttgtcttttaatgtgcaccacactgaaatttctctgtatgagataataaagtattcgtattcgtaagccttacaaggggggttcgggggcatgttcccccggaaaaatttttctccaaagaacccagatggtgtaatctggtgtcatctgagctccaagtttacCATTagattctgtttttagaatcagagtttttagtaccaacttttgcttttttgaagaaaaattatatatacatgtattataattttatggtttaaatttgttgagacaaacaggaaaatgtaacttgtaacacaatctgtgcaatctggtttactttcaaacataacagttcaagtaactgaggcgggcggtagctgtgcgtgaacaaagtacggacagttttcgcgggcttttgcgcaaagacaaaagtaaccggtgctttttttgtgtgcctcccccctttattttttaggcggacacttttgctttttcggcggaacaaaaaaaaaattgggcgcacaattcccatgcctgcccctaccaggcatgaaaactgaaaaaaaaagaaatactgaaaacaaaattcgaaggcgcatagcgccaagtttcgcaggcgcgaagcgccaagacttataggggggtccgggggcatgcccccccggaaatttgtttttttcaagggtgcaatctggggctatctgagccttaaaattggattcaaacatggccccaaaactattttactataactatgactaggaaaaaaaaaagaaaaaaaaaaaaaaaaaaaaaaaaaaaggaaaaatactgaaaataaaacaaaatacggtttatttttttcaaaaatacggagaattttcatgcctgccTACCTGTACATGTACAACCAGAAGGATCCACTTTTGTGTACAAATACAAAATTAACAACAATAGGCCCAAACAGCTAAAAAGCTGGCACAAATTACCCAAAATGAGTTCTTGAGAGAAACATTTTTCCCCGTCTCCTGTAGGAACTGCATCCTTCTAGCTAGCTAAAGCTTCAAAAACTTTCTTGACGTCGTTGAAAACCTGCAACAGTCATAAAAACAGCAACATTAGCGTATCATTCTTCAACATTCCTGCACATGATGCACTCACAAGAGAGACTGATTGTAACCTGCCCTACACAAATTATGCCAGAATGTTACATGTTCCCAGTTGCTaggaacaaacacaacacagagCAAAAGGCATCCACCACAGCAAAGGTCACAAAAGTACTATGACtcacaagaaagagagaaatgtGGCATGCTTGTGAAAATATTACTTTGAGCATAGCAATTTGTAGCTTCATGTAACAGCGTAGCAATTCATGTTACAACATTGGAAGCTCTGCTAGACCTAGAACTAATGAAAGACAACAAACCTCTTCTGTAGATTGATTTGCGTTGATTTCTGCCACCAAGTTCTTTTCTCTATAATGTTCAATGATTGGCATTGTAGAATCGGTGTAGGttttgattctaaaaacagaaaagaaataaTTCTGTGAAGTTCAactgtaaaaaaagaaaaccataCAGAACAGAAAATACTTTCATCTGTATGACACAAAAGACAGGTGGCCGATACACAGTAGCACATCTCAAATTTATCATCTTGCTAATTATTACATCAGTCATTGTCACTGTGTGGCACTAATATCTTCTGTGCATTTTGAAAACAGGCTTAGACCAACAGTGTTACAGGTCTGTCACATGTTAACAAACCTTTTTGTAAACATATTCAGAAAAGAATTCACCAAGCACTTATTTTACATAGTACTTCACTCATAACATGTATAACGCATACAGAAGTGTAAGAATGTAGAAAAAAAATTTGTTCACCTCTTTTTCAAGCTTTCCATGTTATCATCTTCCCTGCCGCTAGTCTTGCCTCGTTCTAGACATCTTCCAACACAGACCTGGAAAAATTATAATAAAAAAGTTCAAGAAGCGAAGAAGAAAAATCACACGCCCCAAGTTCTATTCATATTATAAtaacatgggtgcaacctggaaaattccaaaaaccggcaaaagttggggtccaagcttttttagtatttaaaatgcccaaaaaaacctctcctggaacaaaaacatcggcagccgatgaaaccaaaaaccggctgccggcgtgtagccggcagagttgcacccatgtaaTAATATAAAAAATCATTGCTTGAATACCATGAGCAATTACTACCAGTGATTTCTCGTTGAGAAACTCAACTAATGTGCCATACATTTCATCAGCTTGGTTTTTGAGAGAGAAATAAGCCTTTAACAAGGTGTTCATGCATGTGCTCATGCCACACACATGCTACTGCATGTCACATATATATCGATAATGATTAAACAAACCACACTCAAGCCTTTGTACACTATCTTAAATCTTTGTGTCATCTTTAGGTGTATTTGTATTGGTATTAAGTGAGTGTTGTGTAGGATAGTTACATAGTAGGGTTATccacattataactgtatttgAGTGTGCTTGTACagtttgctattgtacatcgccgtgagctccagtgagaaggggcgattaataagtgtttgttattattattataatttattGTCAAAAGCTGTTgtataaataaatgaaaataaacaaaagagaaaaatgAAGAAAGGGCAGTGTGGCAAACTCACGTCCTGCGGGCAGTTGAAGAAGAGCACTTTTCGGACGACGGCCACAGAGTCCATCACATGGTTCCACCCGTCCAGGTTGTCCTTGTTGCGCGGGAAGCCGTCTATCAAAAAGTTGTCCTTGTTGCTCTCCTCCATGGCCTGAAAGCAGCAATTTGCTTTATGGAAACACCAATGTAGTGGAACCcactttaagacttcctcccttttaactTAAAACTGACTTTCAGTTCAGAACCTCtgattacccccatttttagaccccctcctctttaagacccgattttctcatatttgtggaggtcttaaaaggggggttccactgtaccacgaGACCTGTGTCTTTCAGAATGCAAAAGTACAGTACATGCTCCTTGAAGACTAAATAATAGCCATGTGTCTGGTGAATGTCAAATCATATTCactaaggccaacaacaaaaaattgtctgtttctggtaacatggctaaaaaaaatagggtcggtaggtagggatttttattttttttttattttttttaccccaaatgtagaccaataaaactaactaaatcacgcaaagagactggattcactatacatagagacaagacactcaacacatttacaaatcgtcagcggactttcgttttcacacgtttttgttgttcattttctcaccctgtcctttaccaccacaaaaaaaaaaaatttgtttgagtttggaaaaaaaaagtttagggtcggcgccgaaattcagggtcggtcgggtgaccagaaacagacaatttggttttttttgcctaatgatTTCAGGTATAACTATAAACATACAGTGGCATAAACTCAACATTTGCAAATAATGCCATGGTGCCTGGATATATACCTGTGAATGTggtaatgcatacatacatgtgtTGATATATATTATCTTTGTAATGTGAAAACATGCCACTcggcaccccctccccccccccccaaaaaaaaaaccgaatTAAGACTAACACCCGTTTAAAATTTTCTGATCTTAACCTCCGTAGATTTACCTctattgtaagactccctccttctaAAGACCTGGTTTCCccagattttgggaggtcttgaaaggggggagtACTAACTACCCAGTGCCCCAGTGACTAATAAtatgacacaaacacatacaggcAGCGAGTGCGAGTGACACTTTAGATACAATTAAAATAGATGATGACTCCTGAGTAACCCAGCATGAAGCTGTTATCAGTAACTGATAAAAGCAGCAAATCAGGTTAATGTTACTCTTCTACAGCTGACGCACTTTTAttgtcacagacactgtcactGAAAGTGAGACAGGGGATGTCCGATAATCGTTGCAAAAACAAGATGCAGTAAAATTGTGTCTTATAACACTGCTGAAACTCCCCTTTCAGGTTACCTTGAAATAATTCCAAA is from Littorina saxatilis isolate snail1 linkage group LG5, US_GU_Lsax_2.0, whole genome shotgun sequence and encodes:
- the LOC138967569 gene encoding UMP-CMP kinase-like; the protein is MAGGEPNHKYNVVFVLGGPGAGKGTQCLKIEETFGYVHLSAGDLLRAERQKMDSTFREEIEKHIKDGSIVPVEITCSLLRQAMEESNKDNFLIDGFPRNKDNLDGWNHVMDSVAVVRKVLFFNCPQDVCVGRCLERGKTSGREDDNMESLKKRIKTYTDSTMPIIEHYREKNLVAEINANQSTEEVFNDVKKVFEALAS